The following are encoded in a window of Paenibacillaceae bacterium GAS479 genomic DNA:
- a CDS encoding beta-galactosidase, with the protein MRDETKVPQYSTAGFYGIEGSPRQVFSFNPGWRFRKGDAVGAQNESFDDSDWEAAALPHGLEILGENASGMRNYQGVAWYRKRFNLPESMKDKRVVVYFEAVMGIADVWINGQSVAQHLGGYLPFAADITELVRQDGNNIIAVRADNSNDPLYPPGKPQEYLDFTYLGGIYRDVYLIETESLHVTHDLLSGTVAGGGVFVAVQDAEEDRAELAVRTEVINEGTANRRFTLRTILESMEGSVLLVKEESAELQPGESKQFEQQLSVKNAHLWHPDDPYLHFIRTEVLEDVKIVDSFRTRFGIRLFEMRGDDGFFVNKEYIGYKLSGVNRHQDYAYVGNALPNSGQWRDAVLLREGGSNVVRAAHYPLDPAFMDACDELGLLVTVATPGWQFYNHENPIFEQRVIEDTRAMVRRDRNRPAVLLWETALNETEDQPISMLKELHRVVHEEFPFPGAFSCADVDGAKLAGFDFYYHGSMEDEKCSLTREYGDGGEVDNFGSQNAMTRVKREWGEQAMLNQAHVRAYDLKYIYDTPPKRIGATLWCGIDHQRGYHPDPFYGGLLDVYRLPRYSFYLFKSQYAPDYKLNGINTGPMVYIAHEISQVSGSDVTVFTNCEEVRLTWLGEVIDTLKPEQDTDVPHPPIVFPNVFDFHVISSKWRNRTAEIEMVAEGLIGGEVVCREVKTYSEWLAGVKLEVDDVNVALTADGSDFVPVRAVLVDHKGVPKVLADEFVHFEVEGPAEIIEGPVPGMNPMKTQFGIATVFIRATTEPGEIRVKASIQGLKSDVITLRSKEPELPLVFDASYVPAAEEAKAVAPKLDSAPVPSSGPAKPEEIAKLEEQIRRLNLELTSKEQDIMELKGSRR; encoded by the coding sequence ATGAGAGACGAAACGAAAGTACCGCAATATTCCACAGCCGGATTTTACGGAATTGAAGGTAGCCCAAGACAGGTGTTCAGCTTCAATCCGGGTTGGCGCTTTCGCAAAGGCGACGCAGTAGGGGCGCAAAACGAAAGTTTTGACGATAGCGACTGGGAGGCAGCGGCTCTTCCGCATGGTCTCGAAATTCTCGGTGAGAATGCAAGTGGGATGAGAAATTATCAGGGCGTGGCTTGGTATCGCAAGCGCTTCAATCTTCCGGAGTCGATGAAAGACAAACGTGTCGTCGTTTATTTTGAAGCGGTTATGGGTATAGCGGACGTTTGGATTAACGGGCAAAGCGTAGCTCAGCATCTTGGCGGATATTTGCCTTTTGCAGCCGATATTACGGAGCTGGTACGCCAAGATGGAAACAACATTATCGCTGTTCGCGCCGATAACTCCAACGATCCTCTTTATCCACCGGGCAAACCACAGGAGTACCTCGATTTCACATACCTGGGCGGCATTTACCGCGATGTGTATTTAATTGAAACAGAATCCCTCCATGTTACGCATGATCTTTTGAGCGGGACCGTTGCGGGCGGCGGCGTATTCGTAGCCGTTCAGGATGCGGAGGAGGACCGCGCCGAGCTTGCAGTGAGAACGGAAGTGATCAACGAGGGAACGGCTAACCGCCGCTTCACGCTGCGTACGATTTTGGAAAGTATGGAAGGAAGCGTACTGCTCGTTAAGGAGGAGTCGGCAGAACTGCAGCCGGGGGAATCCAAGCAATTTGAGCAGCAGCTTTCAGTAAAAAATGCTCATCTATGGCATCCGGACGATCCATACCTGCACTTCATCCGCACGGAAGTGCTCGAAGATGTGAAAATTGTGGACAGCTTCAGAACTCGCTTTGGTATCCGTCTCTTCGAAATGCGCGGTGATGACGGCTTCTTTGTAAACAAGGAGTACATTGGCTATAAGCTGAGCGGCGTGAACCGCCATCAGGATTATGCTTATGTTGGCAATGCGCTGCCGAACTCGGGCCAATGGCGTGATGCCGTTCTGCTTAGGGAAGGCGGCTCCAACGTTGTACGTGCCGCTCACTATCCGCTTGATCCAGCGTTCATGGATGCTTGCGACGAGCTCGGTCTGCTCGTTACGGTAGCTACTCCAGGCTGGCAGTTCTATAATCACGAGAATCCGATTTTTGAACAAAGAGTAATTGAAGATACTCGTGCTATGGTTCGCCGCGACCGCAATCGCCCAGCTGTATTGTTATGGGAAACCGCTCTGAACGAAACCGAAGATCAGCCAATCTCCATGCTGAAGGAGCTGCATCGGGTCGTTCATGAGGAATTCCCGTTCCCAGGCGCATTTTCTTGTGCCGATGTTGACGGAGCGAAGCTGGCTGGCTTCGACTTCTACTATCACGGAAGCATGGAAGATGAAAAATGCTCTCTCACTCGTGAATACGGCGACGGCGGAGAAGTAGACAACTTTGGTTCCCAGAACGCGATGACCCGTGTTAAGCGGGAGTGGGGCGAGCAGGCGATGCTGAACCAAGCTCATGTTCGTGCTTACGATTTGAAATACATCTACGATACCCCGCCGAAGCGGATCGGCGCTACGCTCTGGTGTGGCATTGACCATCAGCGCGGTTACCATCCAGATCCTTTCTACGGGGGCTTGCTGGATGTGTATCGGCTGCCGCGTTACTCCTTCTATCTTTTCAAAAGCCAGTATGCTCCGGACTACAAGTTGAACGGCATTAATACGGGGCCGATGGTGTATATTGCGCATGAGATTTCACAGGTGTCGGGAAGCGACGTTACCGTATTCACAAACTGTGAAGAAGTTCGTCTGACCTGGCTTGGCGAAGTTATCGATACTCTCAAACCGGAACAAGACACGGATGTTCCTCATCCGCCGATTGTATTCCCGAATGTGTTCGATTTCCATGTCATTTCGAGCAAATGGCGGAACAGAACGGCTGAGATCGAAATGGTTGCGGAAGGTCTTATCGGAGGAGAGGTTGTCTGCCGTGAGGTGAAAACCTACTCAGAGTGGCTGGCTGGCGTTAAGCTGGAAGTGGATGACGTTAACGTCGCTTTGACTGCGGACGGTTCAGACTTTGTACCGGTTCGCGCCGTGCTCGTCGATCATAAAGGCGTTCCAAAAGTACTTGCCGACGAGTTCGTTCATTTCGAGGTGGAAGGACCTGCCGAAATTATCGAAGGTCCGGTTCCCGGCATGAATCCGATGAAAACACAATTCGGCATCGCAACGGTCTTTATCCGCGCTACAACCGAACCGGGCGAGATCCGGGTTAAAGCGAGCATCCAAGGACTTAAGTCGGATGTTATTACATTGCGCTCTAAGGAGCCTGAGCTTCCGCTCGTGTTTGATGCTTCCTATGTTCCAGCGGCGGAAGAAGCTAAAGCTGTCGCTCCAAAACTGGATTCGGCGCCTGTTCCGTCCAGCGGCCCTGCCAAACCGGAGGAAATTGCCAAGCTGGAAGAGCAAATTCGCCGTCTGAATCTTGAGCTGACGAGCAAAGAGCAAGATATTATGGAGCTTAAAGGTTCCCGCAGATAA
- a CDS encoding Copper amine oxidase N-terminal domain-containing protein, which translates to MRKVIKGITASILLLPVLASSPQWGHAATAEKIVPTTHPIIVTYNARQMDLLGAKADLKGGSVYVPLRGVAQAMGASVQYSDGNVTLSKDANSVELKAGSKVATINGNNINFAQPMYSQNGRTMVPLRLIAEAFEEKVEWDGALDYVWIGNKEVPDIESVTKPVSLEPYKDYYEGAMERLLISWGSLGKLKQTKGLILSRKNFPISIKGVSYFRIDLVSSNKSNQFLRFTSSSKTPAIGLAYLIKDDIARLRGDIVPFRERTAASKANYYPIASIADRNDGIATWESLTLSEIKYIQLRIDYDYTILFKAN; encoded by the coding sequence ATGAGGAAAGTAATTAAAGGCATTACGGCTAGCATACTCCTGTTGCCAGTTCTTGCAAGTAGCCCTCAATGGGGCCATGCCGCTACAGCAGAGAAAATTGTTCCAACCACTCATCCGATTATCGTAACTTATAATGCTCGTCAAATGGATCTATTAGGAGCTAAAGCAGATTTAAAAGGTGGAAGTGTATATGTTCCGCTTAGAGGAGTTGCGCAAGCTATGGGAGCCTCTGTTCAGTATTCTGATGGTAATGTAACACTCTCGAAAGATGCAAACAGTGTTGAGCTTAAAGCAGGTTCCAAAGTCGCTACTATAAATGGGAATAATATAAATTTTGCTCAGCCTATGTATAGCCAAAACGGAAGAACAATGGTTCCTCTGAGACTTATCGCGGAGGCTTTTGAAGAAAAGGTCGAGTGGGATGGGGCTCTTGATTATGTATGGATTGGTAATAAGGAGGTTCCTGACATCGAGAGTGTTACTAAACCTGTTAGCTTAGAACCTTATAAGGATTATTACGAGGGTGCTATGGAGCGATTACTAATATCCTGGGGTAGTTTAGGCAAACTAAAGCAAACAAAAGGTTTGATTTTATCAAGAAAGAATTTTCCAATTTCCATAAAAGGTGTGAGCTATTTTAGAATAGATCTCGTTTCTTCGAACAAATCTAATCAGTTTTTGAGATTTACTTCGTCATCAAAAACACCGGCAATTGGTTTAGCATATCTAATAAAAGATGATATTGCTAGATTGAGAGGTGATATTGTCCCATTTAGAGAAAGAACGGCTGCTAGTAAAGCGAACTACTATCCCATTGCCTCTATTGCTGACCGAAACGATGGAATTGCTACCTGGGAATCTCTTACACTTAGCGAAATTAAATATATTCAACTTAGAATTGATTATGATTATACAATTTTATTTAAAGCAAACTGA
- a CDS encoding RNA polymerase sigma-70 factor, ECF subfamily, translating to MDELRLIKKIRRSGDRAAADELVRRYYDEIHGFVRKQILNSDVALDLTQEIFISMLRTIGHYDAGRGAGFRTWLYRIAANKLVDWFRSRAYRTMVQTIPLDEVEPIDETDLAQLLENRDFTEQICAFVSGLPPDTQIIFRLHLFGGHTFREIAGIIGLAEGSVKSRYYRLIHLLRKEFADI from the coding sequence TTGGACGAGCTACGCCTGATCAAAAAAATCCGGCGAAGCGGCGATCGCGCCGCCGCCGATGAACTGGTGCGGCGTTACTATGATGAAATCCACGGCTTTGTGAGGAAACAAATCTTGAACTCGGACGTCGCCCTGGACTTAACACAAGAGATCTTTATCTCTATGCTCCGAACAATCGGACATTACGATGCAGGGAGAGGCGCAGGCTTTCGCACATGGCTATACCGAATTGCCGCCAACAAGCTTGTGGACTGGTTCCGCTCACGCGCCTACCGCACAATGGTCCAAACAATACCGCTTGACGAGGTGGAACCTATTGATGAAACAGACCTTGCACAGCTATTGGAGAATCGTGATTTCACTGAACAGATTTGTGCTTTTGTGAGTGGCTTACCGCCTGACACGCAGATCATTTTCCGGCTTCACCTCTTCGGCGGTCACACGTTCCGGGAAATTGCAGGGATCATAGGGCTTGCAGAGGGAAGCGTCAAATCCAGGTACTACCGCCTTATTCATCTGCTTCGAAAGGAGTTTGCGGATATATGA
- a CDS encoding ABC-type glycerol-3-phosphate transport system, substrate-binding protein: protein MLNKKISLLLLSVLTLSACSQNGPTSATNVKTNEPSPTTGAVTSTAPTASPAGEPITLRYVRGSGVSPSEQKMLDLFTEQNPNIKIQIEQAKGGGLSDVMEKIAALQAAGTPADITWVQDIIPFGKDDLLLDLTPYLQSDPVLSAAKIPKNSLPGLQYKGVQLGLPRAENPMVIYVNKDLLAKNGIDMPKNDWTWNDYREIAKKVTKPSDSEYGVGYGPFNINTIASALGVSNGSAANLNFMDAENKLSTLTTPEARRDIEWLADFSRVDGSRATWEKTQKEGIEWNSGKIAFEVHGVWEGKNIKENAKFNWDVLPLPKGTVKQVGINVATGIGVLKASKNPEGAVKFLAFMHTMEAQKLMMENGDFPLTEDEELKQALLETPIWKGTNINAVTSVEMMAGGPIVGSDQNVQWWNGEILDAFREGKDLNKAIFDQAQHYNEVAPKLRAELGLD, encoded by the coding sequence ATGTTGAACAAAAAAATTAGCTTGTTGCTCTTAAGTGTATTAACGCTCAGCGCATGTTCCCAAAATGGCCCTACTTCCGCTACCAATGTGAAAACAAACGAGCCAAGTCCAACGACAGGAGCAGTAACGAGCACAGCGCCTACAGCATCTCCGGCCGGCGAACCGATTACGCTGCGTTATGTGCGCGGATCTGGCGTAAGCCCGAGCGAGCAAAAAATGCTGGATCTGTTCACGGAACAGAATCCGAACATTAAAATCCAGATCGAGCAAGCCAAAGGCGGCGGTTTGAGCGATGTGATGGAGAAAATTGCAGCCCTGCAAGCTGCTGGCACTCCCGCAGACATTACTTGGGTGCAGGACATTATTCCGTTTGGAAAAGACGATCTGCTGCTCGACCTGACCCCATACCTGCAATCCGATCCGGTTCTCAGTGCAGCAAAAATCCCCAAAAACTCGTTACCGGGCCTGCAGTACAAAGGGGTCCAGCTCGGTCTTCCGAGGGCGGAAAACCCGATGGTCATTTACGTGAACAAAGACCTTCTGGCCAAAAACGGCATTGATATGCCCAAAAATGACTGGACCTGGAACGATTACCGTGAAATCGCCAAAAAGGTAACCAAGCCAAGCGACAGCGAGTACGGAGTTGGCTACGGCCCCTTCAATATTAATACGATTGCAAGTGCACTGGGAGTATCCAACGGAAGCGCGGCCAATCTGAACTTTATGGATGCGGAGAATAAACTAAGCACGTTGACGACGCCGGAAGCGCGTAGGGATATTGAATGGCTCGCTGATTTTTCGCGGGTCGACGGTTCAAGAGCAACGTGGGAGAAGACCCAAAAGGAAGGAATTGAGTGGAACAGCGGAAAGATTGCCTTTGAAGTACACGGAGTATGGGAAGGCAAAAACATAAAGGAAAATGCTAAGTTTAACTGGGACGTCCTTCCGCTTCCAAAAGGCACAGTGAAGCAGGTTGGAATTAATGTCGCTACCGGCATTGGCGTATTGAAGGCTTCAAAAAATCCGGAAGGCGCAGTTAAGTTCCTGGCGTTTATGCACACGATGGAAGCCCAAAAATTAATGATGGAAAATGGCGACTTCCCGCTGACGGAAGACGAGGAACTGAAGCAGGCTTTGCTGGAAACTCCGATCTGGAAAGGTACAAATATTAATGCCGTAACGTCTGTTGAGATGATGGCAGGCGGACCGATTGTTGGATCGGATCAGAACGTTCAATGGTGGAATGGCGAAATTCTAGATGCGTTTAGGGAAGGCAAGGATTTAAACAAAGCGATATTTGATCAGGCGCAGCATTATAACGAAGTAGCACCGAAGCTGCGCGCAGAGTTGGGATTGGATTAA
- a CDS encoding Ig-like domain (group 2), whose protein sequence is MSIGSTRRQLACILAIMMLLFSVRLPMDTVVYAEETALPSFKASEGFSNQQGANQWRYQYQTFNTPDFKDLPSNVGNIWWRASQNWDWGKVAGIEMTPGSQADTSRTFVAPESGTVKLTASKPITINPGTYGGARLKILKNETQVWPTSGEWEPINVEQTIAFPELTAEVTKGDRIYFIVNSGADHANGQDDIYWDPVVSYSAVAESVSPTSVTLDKHELTMNVDDTVQLNATVAPENATNKNLIWSSSNPSVATVVYGSVTTISSGTAVITATTMDGGLTDSATIISAGFPAFKASEGFSGTQGTDNWRYQYRLQNSSVYVDLPEFVGNSWWKTSGNWDFGRISGSEMTPGTQADTSRTFVSPATGTMVIKSHQITIHKNTFDGAQLKIMKNGTQIWPAPADGEWKAIASKQTVEFPDLSLSVIKGDRIYFISNSGKDRSNGYDDLIWDPVIKFTEVVDTVSPTSVTLDQGQLTPGIGETIKLHATIAPADALNKDLYWSTSSPQVATVDQSGLVTVNGPGTAVITVETADGALKDQAQVIVDGEGPLTRVELLYMVSQTLKLQSAPYEGIFSDVPADSTSADMLQGAYNNDLIDSNLIVGGKLNPSAPLTREEAASILINGYNRAMEQDAKLGDISSLTDLASISGWAVDYVKADSKLGIVAKNDPYPAQFEPKVTITRMEAFEMVKRLVGVMDIQSMINAAIAAGKSKVVLPPNTYRIGEEAGNVLISISNANNLEIVADGVTVIGTKLTKALNIESSKNVKISGMVINYDPLPFTQGKVKAVAADLSYVDIELAEGYPRKLYSRLTIYDPETKFQKHGINHLWGTTAAWNDDDTVRITLNGVGRNVDVGDPVTLAGGPGPGGIPHGITVGDSSGIVFEDFTIHTAPGFGFLEAGGEGGTVFNGFKLIPGPPPPGATEKPLLTAVWDGVQFKTTKKGPIVENSTIYSAGDDSFSIQSGDYGVVKVQGNEIVIVLRDGSQAGKAGDRLRDFNNSGSEATVVSVEHVARNTVGIDPALLEKINSAAQWTPWRFTEETYYKIKLDRQSPFQVEQFIFSPDRMGNGFVFKNNDVYSPGRGMLLKAGDGLIEGNTFRGGDKAIIVSPEVVTDSHAGAGSNLIIRNNKIIGTGYHHYMPWSDQSGSIGFAAGNIKSELAFDNILIEGNTFDNVNGLNLNLNNVSNVTVKNNKFLRTHLTEPNNNGADKGIDPTSVIAVENAKNVTFSGNTIDSMGIYSTLPVNVKVPANGITGVDTGVTLVNPAPLNTLSEVKLSVESPKLQPEKTTTARVSGKLSSDVPTALIGAVVTYSSSKPEVATIDAGGKITAVTVGTTVIKATVKWNGFTVQAQDVTVKVALPLYTGIPGKPVLSSDISQANGLKDGNYTVTMNMWWGNNGDILKVYENGVLISTQALDDASPNAQTAKVELKGNKNGTYTYTAELVNALGTTKSDPLVVAVTDAAPGKPVLAHDNWDGDGSFKLTMNMWWGTNGTEYRLHENGVLIETKTLTAASPNAQQAIKAIAGRAIGTYEYRIELVNAAGITSSDVLTVKVTKGQKAK, encoded by the coding sequence ATGAGTATAGGCAGTACCCGCAGACAATTGGCCTGCATTCTGGCAATTATGATGCTGCTGTTCAGTGTACGGCTTCCAATGGATACCGTCGTTTATGCCGAAGAGACCGCTCTGCCTTCGTTCAAAGCGTCAGAAGGATTTTCAAACCAGCAAGGCGCCAATCAATGGCGGTACCAATACCAGACTTTCAACACGCCTGACTTTAAAGATCTTCCTTCAAATGTCGGCAACATTTGGTGGAGAGCGAGCCAGAACTGGGACTGGGGCAAGGTAGCAGGCATCGAAATGACACCAGGCTCCCAAGCGGACACCTCACGTACGTTTGTGGCGCCGGAATCCGGGACCGTTAAATTAACGGCTTCCAAGCCGATTACAATTAATCCGGGTACGTACGGTGGTGCAAGACTGAAAATTTTGAAAAATGAGACTCAAGTTTGGCCGACTAGCGGTGAGTGGGAACCGATCAACGTCGAACAAACCATTGCTTTCCCTGAGCTGACGGCTGAGGTGACTAAAGGGGATCGCATTTATTTCATTGTGAATAGCGGTGCTGACCACGCTAATGGGCAGGATGATATTTATTGGGACCCTGTCGTGAGTTATAGCGCGGTTGCGGAATCCGTATCACCGACTTCCGTAACGCTGGACAAACATGAGCTGACAATGAACGTAGACGATACTGTCCAACTGAATGCTACAGTCGCTCCTGAAAATGCAACAAACAAAAATCTGATCTGGTCTTCCAGCAATCCGTCAGTTGCTACCGTCGTATACGGTTCTGTGACAACGATTTCAAGCGGGACTGCCGTCATTACGGCAACAACGATGGACGGTGGGCTTACGGACAGCGCAACGATCATATCTGCCGGGTTCCCTGCCTTCAAGGCGTCCGAAGGATTTTCGGGAACTCAAGGAACGGACAACTGGCGTTATCAGTACCGTCTTCAAAATTCTTCTGTTTATGTGGATCTTCCCGAATTCGTCGGCAACAGCTGGTGGAAAACTTCGGGCAACTGGGACTTTGGCCGGATTTCCGGCAGCGAGATGACCCCGGGAACGCAAGCGGACACATCCCGCACTTTCGTTTCTCCTGCAACGGGAACGATGGTGATCAAATCTCACCAGATTACCATTCATAAAAATACGTTTGACGGCGCTCAACTGAAAATTATGAAAAATGGCACGCAAATATGGCCGGCGCCTGCCGACGGCGAGTGGAAAGCCATTGCTTCCAAACAGACTGTTGAATTCCCCGACTTGAGCCTATCCGTTATTAAAGGCGACCGGATCTATTTCATTTCCAATAGCGGCAAGGACCGCTCCAATGGATATGACGACTTGATTTGGGACCCAGTCATTAAATTTACGGAGGTTGTAGATACGGTATCTCCTACATCTGTAACGTTGGATCAAGGGCAGCTTACTCCTGGCATTGGCGAAACGATAAAGCTCCATGCAACAATCGCTCCTGCCGATGCATTGAACAAAGATTTGTACTGGTCGACGAGCAGTCCGCAAGTTGCGACGGTTGACCAGAGCGGACTTGTTACGGTAAATGGCCCAGGAACAGCAGTCATTACCGTTGAGACGGCTGACGGAGCGCTGAAGGATCAAGCTCAGGTCATCGTTGATGGCGAAGGCCCACTCACCAGAGTGGAGCTGCTCTACATGGTGTCCCAGACTTTGAAGCTGCAAAGCGCGCCGTATGAAGGTATATTCAGCGATGTGCCTGCAGACAGCACTTCAGCTGACATGCTGCAAGGCGCCTATAACAACGATTTGATCGACAGCAATCTGATTGTTGGCGGCAAGTTGAATCCAAGCGCGCCATTGACGCGCGAAGAAGCGGCGTCAATTCTCATTAACGGTTATAACCGCGCGATGGAGCAGGATGCCAAGCTTGGCGACATCTCTTCTTTGACTGACCTGGCTTCAATAAGCGGGTGGGCAGTTGATTATGTAAAAGCTGATAGCAAGCTGGGCATTGTGGCGAAAAACGATCCATACCCGGCGCAATTTGAGCCAAAGGTTACTATTACGAGAATGGAAGCTTTTGAAATGGTGAAAAGGCTGGTTGGAGTTATGGATATTCAATCCATGATTAACGCTGCGATTGCGGCTGGAAAATCAAAAGTTGTCCTTCCTCCGAATACGTACCGCATTGGGGAAGAGGCTGGAAATGTCCTTATTTCCATCTCCAATGCAAACAATTTGGAAATCGTAGCTGATGGTGTAACGGTTATCGGAACTAAACTTACGAAAGCTCTTAATATTGAAAGCAGCAAAAACGTGAAAATCAGCGGAATGGTCATTAACTACGATCCGCTGCCGTTCACACAAGGTAAAGTAAAGGCTGTTGCTGCGGATCTCTCCTATGTTGATATTGAACTTGCCGAGGGTTATCCGCGCAAGCTGTACTCCAGGCTTACCATTTATGATCCTGAAACGAAGTTCCAAAAACACGGCATCAATCATCTTTGGGGAACGACTGCGGCGTGGAACGATGACGACACGGTCCGCATCACGCTGAACGGCGTAGGCCGTAACGTCGATGTAGGCGATCCGGTGACGCTCGCAGGCGGACCGGGACCAGGCGGAATTCCGCACGGCATTACAGTTGGAGACAGCAGCGGAATTGTATTCGAAGACTTCACAATTCATACCGCTCCTGGTTTTGGCTTCTTGGAGGCCGGCGGCGAAGGCGGTACGGTATTCAATGGCTTTAAGCTGATTCCAGGCCCTCCTCCTCCGGGAGCTACGGAAAAACCGCTGCTCACGGCAGTGTGGGACGGAGTTCAGTTTAAAACGACCAAAAAAGGCCCGATTGTTGAAAACTCCACTATTTACAGTGCAGGGGACGATTCTTTCAGCATTCAGTCCGGGGATTATGGAGTCGTAAAAGTTCAAGGCAATGAAATCGTCATTGTACTGCGTGACGGAAGCCAAGCCGGTAAAGCGGGCGACCGACTGAGAGACTTTAATAATTCCGGCAGTGAGGCGACTGTAGTTTCGGTTGAACATGTAGCTAGGAACACCGTTGGCATCGACCCGGCGCTGCTTGAAAAAATCAATTCGGCTGCGCAATGGACGCCTTGGAGATTTACGGAAGAAACCTATTATAAAATCAAGCTTGACCGTCAGTCTCCATTCCAAGTGGAACAATTTATTTTCAGCCCGGACCGTATGGGCAACGGATTTGTATTTAAAAACAACGATGTTTACAGCCCGGGACGCGGTATGCTGCTGAAAGCCGGCGACGGCTTGATTGAGGGCAATACCTTCCGTGGCGGCGACAAAGCCATCATCGTTTCACCGGAAGTTGTCACGGATAGTCATGCCGGTGCAGGAAGCAATCTAATTATCCGAAACAACAAGATTATCGGCACAGGGTATCATCATTATATGCCTTGGTCCGATCAATCCGGATCGATTGGATTTGCGGCTGGCAACATTAAGAGTGAACTGGCTTTTGACAACATTCTTATTGAGGGCAATACTTTTGACAATGTCAACGGACTTAATCTGAATTTGAACAACGTCAGCAATGTCACCGTTAAAAACAACAAGTTCCTGCGGACGCATTTGACAGAGCCGAACAATAACGGGGCCGATAAGGGCATCGATCCGACGTCTGTCATTGCGGTGGAAAATGCGAAAAATGTGACTTTCTCGGGCAACACGATTGACAGCATGGGCATCTATTCTACGCTGCCTGTGAATGTTAAGGTTCCGGCTAACGGAATAACGGGAGTGGACACAGGAGTTACACTTGTAAATCCTGCTCCGTTAAATACTTTGTCCGAGGTGAAGCTATCGGTTGAATCTCCGAAGCTGCAGCCGGAAAAAACGACGACCGCTCGTGTGTCCGGCAAGCTGAGCAGCGACGTTCCGACTGCACTGATCGGCGCGGTAGTAACGTACAGCTCCAGCAAACCGGAAGTAGCAACGATTGACGCTGGAGGCAAAATCACGGCTGTAACCGTTGGTACCACCGTCATCAAAGCTACGGTGAAATGGAACGGATTCACGGTTCAAGCGCAGGATGTGACCGTTAAAGTCGCCCTCCCGCTTTACACCGGAATACCAGGCAAACCGGTTCTTTCCAGCGACATCTCCCAAGCGAATGGCTTGAAAGACGGCAATTACACCGTCACGATGAATATGTGGTGGGGAAATAACGGAGATATTCTCAAAGTGTACGAAAACGGCGTTCTGATCAGCACGCAAGCGCTGGACGACGCTTCTCCGAATGCTCAAACCGCTAAGGTCGAATTGAAAGGAAACAAAAACGGAACTTACACGTACACGGCTGAACTGGTCAACGCTCTCGGCACGACGAAGAGCGATCCGCTGGTCGTAGCAGTTACGGATGCAGCTCCAGGCAAACCTGTTCTGGCCCACGACAACTGGGATGGCGACGGCAGCTTTAAGCTGACCATGAACATGTGGTGGGGCACCAACGGTACGGAGTATCGGCTCCATGAGAATGGAGTTCTGATCGAAACGAAAACGTTGACTGCTGCTTCGCCGAATGCACAGCAAGCGATAAAAGCGATTGCCGGTCGCGCAATTGGTACGTACGAATACCGCATTGAATTGGTTAATGCAGCTGGTATCACCTCTAGTGATGTTTTAACCGTGAAAGTAACGAAAGGCCAAAAGGCAAAATAG